The Bacteroides sp. nucleotide sequence GGGGTTTGGGGCTAGGTTATTGGTCTTTGGTTTTCAACTTTTAAACTATTCAACTATTCAACGCCTTTTATTTAAAAAGTTAATTATCAGTATATTATTTGTGTCACTTTGTGTTTTTTGATTTGTGATCATTTGTGGAAGAAAAATCCAATCCACAAATCCACACAAATATATAATACAATACACACAAAAAAGGTTGAGGTTAAGCCCGCCTGCAGTCAGGCAGGCTTAAGACCCTGCTCCATGCTCCATGCCACATGCCTTCCCCAGGCCTTTTTCAGGCCCTGTGGCGGGGGTTTTCAGGCGTGAGGGGGTGGGGAGCATTGCTGGATTTGATGGCCGTTAACGGTCACCTTTCAGGCTAGTTTATGGAAGGCATTAAAATCATTTCAGCGCTGTATCCTCCATTACATATAGCCTTTGTGAACTGAGGTTTTTATTCCTTTTTAAACACCCTTCCGTAATTCGATTTCAAAATTTGTCCGCTTTCATCCAGGGTCAGGATGTATTCATAATCAAAACCCAATACCAACCAGGTTCCATTTTCTAAAAGCGATAATTCATTCTTACTTCCCTGGCTTTCAAAATACCCTGTCCCATTTTCCACATATATTTTTGCCCTGTTGCCATCATCTGTCGTGTAAGTACCAGCCAGTTTTTCGAAAGAACCTATGCTTGTCTTTACCTGCCTTTGACCATCGGCGGTAATATGACTGCGATTGATGCGGGTTTCAATTCCAATGGCATGAATCAGCTCGTACGCCAATCCCCAGGGGTTGACCAAATCATTTCCGTTATATCCCAGGTTAGAAAGCATAAAAACCGTAGTATTTTTTTGCGGGATACTGACTAAAATGGTTCCTGTCATCCCAGTGTGACTTATAAACCGCAGGCCATTGATATCATTAATTTCCCAACCGCATCCGTAAGGAACTTCTGAGTGGTCATTAAGCCTTCCTTTGGAAAACATAAATTGCCGGTTCGCCTCATCCAGGAAGTCTGTTCCCGTGATCACCTGATGCCATTTCATTAAATCCTGAACGTTTGAAAATGCACCAAAATAGGATGGGATCTCATAGTCCCAGGTTCTCATAATGTTTATCCACTCACCCTCTTTAAGCGCGTAACCTCTTGCCTGGTTTTTTATCACCCGCTCCTGGTCAAGAAAATACGTGTTTGACATAGCATATTGGTCAAAAATGTCCAGCAGATAGTTCCTGTAACTACCTGTTAAATTGTCAATCACAATTCCCAGCAGTAAATACCCAACATCGCTGTAATTATAGGCTGAGCCGGGTTCTGAATCAAGTGAGTCAGTAATGATTGACTGGATGGCCATTTCTTTACTGACATTGTTTGTCTGCATCATCCTGTCCAATTCTTCAGGGGTCATTTTTGAATATCCCGTGAATGCCATTTGCGTAAAACCATCGTGCGGAAACATTCCGGGTAATCCAGAGGTGTGCCATAACAACTGTTTGATAGTAATCCTTTTCCAATGTTCAGGGCATTCAGGAAAATGAATGTGCAGATAATCATTAACATTTAATTTACCGTCTTGCTGAAGCTTAAGAATTGCAGCCGCAGTAAATTGTTTGGTCAGGGATGCAAGTTCGAAAGTCGTGTTGACATCCACTTCGGCATCCTGTTGAATGCTTGCCAATCCGTAAGCATTTAAAGTCATGATACGATCATCCTGGATAATGGCGAGAGAAAGGCCCGGTATTTTATTTTTTGCCATATACGATTCAACGATCTTGTCAACAGATTCCTGGGCTTTCAAATGGGATACTGAAAGGATTAACAGCAATGTTAATATATGTTTCAATTGTTGTTTCATTTTATGGGAGATTGTTGTTTTCAATCCATTTAACGATCCCGGGGGATGAAACGCAGGGCATTCCGAAGTTTCGAACATTT carries:
- a CDS encoding serine hydrolase domain-containing protein — protein: MKHILTLLLILSVSHLKAQESVDKIVESYMAKNKIPGLSLAIIQDDRIMTLNAYGLASIQQDAEVDVNTTFELASLTKQFTAAAILKLQQDGKLNVNDYLHIHFPECPEHWKRITIKQLLWHTSGLPGMFPHDGFTQMAFTGYSKMTPEELDRMMQTNNVSKEMAIQSIITDSLDSEPGSAYNYSDVGYLLLGIVIDNLTGSYRNYLLDIFDQYAMSNTYFLDQERVIKNQARGYALKEGEWINIMRTWDYEIPSYFGAFSNVQDLMKWHQVITGTDFLDEANRQFMFSKGRLNDHSEVPYGCGWEINDINGLRFISHTGMTGTILVSIPQKNTTVFMLSNLGYNGNDLVNPWGLAYELIHAIGIETRINRSHITADGQRQVKTSIGSFEKLAGTYTTDDGNRAKIYVENGTGYFESQGSKNELSLLENGTWLVLGFDYEYILTLDESGQILKSNYGRVFKKE